TACACATTATGCAGTCATGTCTTATGTGTAGTTCTTTCAGCTGCTTTTATATGGACTCAAATTCACAACCGCATCGCTTTGTTTCTCGCTTTCCCCGTGCGTTTTGGTGGTCGCTGCTTGTAACTTATTTGATGTGTTTTGTTCCCTTCAATCCGTTGctctgttttgcttttttgttttgttttgttttaactGAGTGTcaacctttcttttcgtacTTCTGATCCCCTTCGAACGATctgcctccttttttttctcccgtCTTTCGTCCTCTGcccgtttttttaaaaaatgccTCCATTATTTTTCGGTCGAAATATTTCAAATCATTgaataaagaaaggaaggacgagcccaaaggaaaagaaaaaagaaaaaaaggcgcGCAAAGGCAAGACTAAGTGAGTTTCAGATACTTTTATATATGAGTTACCGCAGCGAAAATTTATTCAAAGAGTCGCAGCCAatatttttttgcgtgtgaaGAACCCATTGCGGTTGCACTTATTTGTATTGCAGCAACATTTTACACTTTACCGAAAGTATCTGATCTGATCTgatcgttttattttttctgttgttttgtgaAGTcggtatttattattattattattttagtcTGTAACATAACGCACTGCCGGTGAAGGTGATACAGGGGTaacacatttcttttttttttagttgtggGAGCACTGCAGTCAATAAAGGAGAGAATCGGCAGGAAATTCAATTGcacaaaagtaaataaataaataatcttAAATACAAGGTGGCCGTACGTGTTGATCGTTGAGACATTTAAACAAAATATCACAAACAGTTGACGAAAGAGTGAGCAACACGGACGTGACACCTTTCgtcacaaaaaagaaaaaaacaagcaaacgaCAAACAAAGGACGTGTATAAATGCAGAAATGTTTAGTCATACGTCATGGCAGGCTTAGGTTTCCACTGGGAAATGGGAGTACTAGCCGTTACCTCACAGTTGGCCGCGATTTGCTTCCCCTCATCCCCAGTAACGAAATTTATCATGATCCACCGAAACTCCGTCATCGTCTTGACAGGGACGGGtatctttattttaaaaGTATTGTCCCACGAGTGACAGTAAGTGCAGCTCTCGATAATCTTAGGCTGCAAATGACCGCATGTGGTTGGACTTGTGAGGAGGACCATAAGCGCATGTTGGAGCGTAGTGGCGGTGTGGCATTAGGTTTGCCATTTCCTTCTACAGGGAAGCTTCCACCACCGCAAATAACATACACGGACTCACTTCGAGCTGCGGTGAGCGGTACGAGTGTCATGGCGCTTGTGCGACAAGTGTTTGGTGGAGCAGTTCGTGTGTGGGACATACAGTCTGTACATCTTGCGGCTCCTCAGGAATCCTTTGGATTACGTATGCCAAGTGTATATATGAATAGAGGGACAAAGTTGGCCATCATTGCACTTGTGCCATTACACGACACGCCAATGCACATGGGTACACCAGTCATTGTGAAGGGCAGTAATAGCAGCGACACATATGCTGCGTTACGGAGTTCCTATGGTCAACACGATGTAGAAGGTGATGATATTTGTGGCGATGGCTGCTACACAGATGACCCTGATGAGTTGCTGCCGTTAGGCAAACAGCTCGGCATAGATGAGGTGACTGGCCGCCGCATAACAGTGGACGTTAACCCATTTCTTTCAGTGGCTGTTGAACCGGGAGATGTTATTCTTTTAACAGTTTATACGATGCATTCCTTTCTCACCAATACAACCGACTGCTGGCGTATCATGACGGAGGCGGTGTGGACTATGGAAGGCGATGATGTTGGTCCTGATCCCCGTTACGTTGGTAGCAATGCACCGGGGCTTAATAAGTGGTGTAGCGAGCGTGACAACAGGAAGAAATACCCGCGAACCATGAACGAGGCGAAAAAGGCTTGGGGGTTAGTACCAGATGCCCCATCCACCATATGAatcatgtttttttattttattttttattttatttttattttgggggggggactCTATGGAGTGGGAATGGATGGGTTTTCTTCACCATGTAGTTTAAACGCGATGCAACTTTGGCTTGCGTTACTCAAGGAGACGTCTCGTATGTTTTACAGGCAATATATGCGTGACTGCCTCGTCTAgattgtttttggtgtttctttatatatatatatatatatattttggtGGAAGGTGGGGGAGGAAATCATTGTTGGGAAGAAGGGAGGTTAATGGAAGTTCCACCACGTCTCGTCATTTttggaaatttttttttcttatcgaTGCGAAATACCACCGCACTATTTGCCTACGGTGATGGTGTAGTTGTATATTTTCCCCTACTTCCAGATAtgcttgttttattttacattTGTGTAGGTAGATAATGATGAGGCTGCTGGACGCAGCAGTGATGTGAAGCAGAGTAAGCGTAAGATAAGGTTAATACGAATTATAATGGTGTTTCGTTGATTTGTGGTTATCAGCAATAAGTTTCTGACGAGTACGAAATTTTGAGAGGTTCCATtgcacttttcctttttttcttttgtcttttgcaTGCTAGTTTTATTTAACCGGTGTAGGTAACGCAACACATTGCAGTGACGAGATTCGTGCATTGTGCTGCCAGTGCACGCGGTGGTTTACataagcaaaataataacattaGCGGAAGAAGAACCAAGAGCGTTTGGAGGCCAACTGACTTTACCAAGTGTGGTGAAAAGGAATAGGCTCAAAGGATATCGTTGTAGTTAACGTAAAAGTGAACATAAGCTTACGTGTATAGTTCAAAGCGCCACTTATCGTTGCGACATGCATCGCCAGCGCCGCCTTGTGCGTGGCCTTCTTTCAAATTCTTCTTCTCAAATGTTGGGATGCCGACCTTTTTTTGGAATGAGTGGAAGGGGCAGCGGTGGTGCCGGGGGTCGTGGGGATtcgggaaaagaaggggaagttgGAGGGAAAGGATGGTCAGGGCTGTTTAGCGGTGCAGGTGGATTGCCACCGGGATTTGACGAACAGAGGTTGAAGGCAGTTCAAGAAATATTTAATAAACAGTCCCCTGAGAAGCAAGCGGAGCTGATGAAAAAGGCACTCGAGTTCCAAAAGGTTTTTGGGAAGGTCCCGGGGATTGGTAAAATGGCGCAGAAAAATATTGAAATGTTGGAGAAGGTGGTGATTAACAACTCCagccagcagcaacaacaaacacctcCAAAGGCGAATGGAATCCGCAGCATGTCTGGGGCTgctgaaagggaaaataaggcAAAAATAAAGTCGTCTAATGAATCGACAGCAGCCGGCTCCGCGAGAATCTCGGGGGGTGCTGCCGGACCCACCATTGACGAACTGAAGAAAATTAACTTGGGACCCGAGATTGAGGAGCTTTTCGCCGAGCTCTCCTCGATAagggcaaagaaaaattctTATCGTAGTAAATTCCTCGCTGCTGAAACAGATCTTGAGAAGTTGAGGAAAGAGGTTGAACAGTTGCGTGAGACAGACGCTAGTCTCCGGTCAAAGCTGCGTCGAGTGGAACAAGATGTTATGCTTCTCAATTCTGAAAACATGGAATTGAAAGAACATGAAAAAGAATGGAGACAGGTAAGgcacaaaaatgagaaaCTGACAGACGCAGTGCAGCGACTTCAACATGATAATGCGGCGCAAGACCGTCAGCTCAGCGAGGCCCTGCAAGTGCAGCTAAAGGAGAAGGATGATATGTTACGGTCGCTGCAACGAAAACTTGACAGACTCAGGAAGCGGGATCCACTTCTTCAATTTTCACTTCTCTGTAGTGACGTGGCACGGCTGTGTGATACTGAACAAAATGCCGCTAAGGATGCAGCTGAGGATGCCTTTAACATGCTGCAGGGAATTCACCAACAgaagcaagacgctgcttgGAAGTCAGCTATGTTACAGGATGGTGCAGCAGCGAAAGCATTCATGGCAGTGGTCCGCCGTTTTTACTTGAGTCGTGTTCCACATGCAAACTATGATGCGCTTGTTGCGGTGGATGATGCGGAAGCGCTCCGACCTCTTGTGAGTGAAATGGGTTTCACTTTAGAGCATGTGGCTGCCGGTCGTTATGTCATCGTCGCTCCCTCTGTTGAGGTGCCCAAAACTTTTATTGGTCCGTACGGGCTGTGTGCTGCTTTATATCTTGCAGGGAAATCTgtagaaggagagaaaatgtTTTCCTTTAAACTTACTGTTGTGTATCCACACGTAAGCTCAACTCTGTTTGGAAACACGTGCAGGACGGGGGTGCAGTATGACACGGCGAGGTCTAGCGGACCTGGTGGACAGGCCGTTAACGTTTCGGAGACCCAAATTATCGCAAAGTTGTCTATTGATGGCGATGCGGCTTATACCGCAGAGGCACAAGATTCTCGCAGTGCACTCAACAATCGGGAGGCTGCCACCGAGAAGTTGGCTAAAACAAGGCGTCAGCATTACAACGAACAACTCGCGAAGCAGCACAAGCCGGAAGGGTTAGAACGCGAATTAGTTGCTGTCGTACAGTCCACTCTTAATGGAAACGGTAGTAGTGGAAGTGATGGGATGGTGGGCCCCGTCCCCAAAGAGATTGTTGAGTTGGTAAATGACACTGTTGCCAAGAAATTGCTGCCTGGCGCAGAACTGGGGTTGCTGTACGGtatgttgtatttgtttcgTGAGGCGGCGGCCGCTGCCTCCTCATAGATGGTATCGAATTACTAATATACATTGCGGTGCACACCTGGTCTACGAGGCTTTATTTCAGTTAGCtaactttgcagagacagtgATACActtgtgtgcatgtgcagAGCTAGTATGAAGTCCTGATGGTCAGTCGAAATGAGATCTGCGCGGGCATATGTGCTCATGCACCGAGCAGATGAGGGAATGGTGCAAGGGGGAAATGCGTTCTGCAACCCAATGTGTATCTGTTTGCATGCGCTTACGGGTCAGTGTTGGCACCGTTAGTACTGGGTGTTGTAACAACTGTTATCATCCTTCAACCGCCTGGTGTTATGtacatccctctctttttcgtttcgcTTCAGTCGTTGTTTTGCGCCGCGCTTCAAAATTATGCCTGTACCCACCCTCATCCCCTCTGCCGTTACGGAGGAGTGAGGAGCAGGAGGGGATCCTGTTGCTGTTCTATTCGTTTGTTCCACCATTCCctaattaattttttttatttttaccttttctttctttccttccgtgTATTTactctctgtctttttttctttttttttgcatgacAAGAAAAATTTAGAGCCCTAACTAATGTATTTTTGCCACGGCTGCCAAAACTTCCACACTGGTATTGGAGCTTCCGAGCAACTGACTCAGTGCCAAGCGTGTCAGTCCCCTTTAATTGAGAGAGTATACAGCCATGGACAAATGAATGAACTCTGTGCTTTATACGGACTGAGACACATAACGATTCATGAGGACAGTGAAGTGGATGAAATTTTGCATCTCCTTCAGTTTTTGCAGTCAGCTGAAGAAAGGGCCGCACGTCACTCGAGTGCCACAAATAACGCCATTGTTGAAGAGCTCATGCGCACATTTGTTAGTGCTGCCGAGGAATCGCGATCCGAACCACCAGAAGCAATGGGCCCTTTTTCATGCCGCATTTGCCTCGATTCGGACGATTTGGATGATATTCAAGTGGCACAACTGCCGTGTCAGCACCGTTATCACGCAAACTGCATTCGGTCATGGCTGCAGAAAAGTTTAGTTTGTCCCTTATGTCGTGCCTCAGTCCTCCCTGCATCCACAGCAGACACGAACACCACAGCAtagcagaagaaacaaacagataTTACAAGCATTCAGTGCGTGcgtatatgcatatacatatatttacttGATATTTACTTATTCATATCAATGCTGGtatgtgtttatatatatatatatatatatgtgtgtgtgtgtgtgtgcattactgtctttttgtttttgtctttccacAGTCCGCATCTAGAATTACAGACATGCCTGTGCCCACAAGTGCTATTATTTGCGTCCGcgaaacaaaggggaggggaactcttttttttttttttcccgccGTTCGGTGACGTTTTCAATGGTAAATTTTCGTGGGAACATATATTTGCGTATTGATgcacgtgtttgtttgtgcaaacaaaatatatttatttttacatatttctATTCGTATGTCTGTTTGAGTGAAGGGGTTCTTGGCTACATTAATTTAACCTTCTGctatttattattaattttattattgtaatTTCAATGTTGAACCTGAAACGATAATAAATTAATATGCAGGGGTGGAAGACAAAGTAAtggtaaggaaaaaaaaaaacaaaaacggaggaaagacatgaaagaaggaaactcCCGGGAACGGTTATAttagggtttttttttccaacacaGTGGAGTGACTCCCTCTTCCTGAATATGTTGCGACTGTtgtaaataatttttttctttctttttttgttgttttttctactGTTTTGTTACGTGTTTTACCACTTCGACTTGttttgtgtctgtttgtCCACGTTATGTTGAGGTTTTTCCATGCCTCGTCTCCCACATGTTTTGTGCTCTACATCaatcttaaaaaaaaaaaaaagaaagtttaTTTATCTTTGTTCACTACTATTTGAGggttgttgctttctttcttttcttttttttctccccctttcgcgcgcccttttttcccctcgtGAGCACATCTTTTGACTCTCTTGCGGGCACACTTGAAGGAATAACTGCATGAAAACGCTGACATTAATGTTAAAATAATTTCAATATTAATGTTGATCACAATGCTAACATTGTGGTGTTATTGTCAAGGGTATTTTTGTATCAAATTTCCCATTAGTTTATTGACAATGTCCAgaaatttcttttatttgtcattttcccgctttccttccttctttcttttctttttttttttacaccccctccccctgaTGTTTGCTTGTGAGGTTTATCCGTTAGCTGTGCTATAAACGATCGGAAGAGGTGGAGGTTACgattattgttattgctactattattattattatttccgttattattattatttccatcattattattattattgttattgtcacTGCTGATGttactgttattgtttttttttcttttttggttcttGATACAACCGCGGACACTCCTCTGCAGTTGtttgccaaaaaaaaaaaaaacaacaacaacgaagaaAAGCATTCTGAAATCCAACTCAATCTTGCTTACACCgtgtttcctcttcctttcttaaaaaatattttgaGGTGTTTCGGTGTTTGTGCATCGTATcattaaaaggaaaacaaccatATTTCTAAGataaggagaaaaacatTAATTTAGTGTATTTAGTTTACTTTCCCATTATCTTTATTACATTTTGCTTTTAGGCGGGggtgggaaaagaaattgtGCAgtccatttctttctttttctgtttaccGTTCagtttattatatatatatatatatatatattttttttcccctcccctcccccatcATGCAGGgaggaacaaaaatatatggcGGGGTCGTGGTCCGACTGACGGATCGGTTACTGCTCTGTAAAGCTCCGGGTTTTACCACCAGCGACTTTTCCATTCCGGAACTCATGTGGGCGGAACTTGTCAGTAAATGTGCCGCACCTAATATGCGTACTAGTTCTACTATGATGGCTAATAATGCCACTTCTAGTGGTTCTGCAGCTCCACAACTTTCTTACCATATTTGTACTGATAATGAACTTGCCTTCGCTATTTTATCAGATATGGGGCTTACACGCCATAAGGCGCATGCCACATTGGATGAGGCATCCAAAACATTTCGGAAGATGTTCGTTGAGAGCGTGGCGTCGTTTACTCCCAAAGCAGTGGAGGTGTTTGTAAAACCCTACCGTGATTTATTGCTCCGCTCCAGTGATGGGGGTTCATCAGATGATAAGGTaaataaagttaaaaaagCTGTGGATGAGGTTAAGGAAATTGCTCTCGATAATGTAGAACGTGTCATGCAACGTGGACAACGGATTGATGATATTGTTCGCTCTACAGAGGATTTGCAGCTTCAGGCGCAAGGTTTCCAGCGAAGTAGTCGTGATCTCCGCCAACAAATGTGGTGGAGTTCAGTCAAGGGGAAGTTATTGATTGCAGGTgtggctcttttttttattttaattgtGGTATTCGTTTTTGTAGGTggtaaaaaagaggaaaagaagtaattttctttttgtttacccctcctcttttttttttatttttaaacctTCATTCCTACAAGTACCAACATACACCCCAACGGGAATGTGCGCTTCATAcaaacatgaaaaaaaaaaaggagaacaaacaaacaaacaaaagagataTTTTCTCTactgaaaagcaaaaaaaaaaaagaaataagaaataagAAGTGATGATAGCGGCTGTGGAAGGTTGGTAAAAATGAACTGCAGGTGGTttggcctttttttttttctcctccttttggtgttgtttttctttctttgattATTTGCTTGAAATAATATTGTGAATATGTGCCTACGAAGCACTGAGGGtggggagcaaaaaaaaaaaagagagagagagagagggagagagaaaggcgggaagagaagaaagtgaCAGTAAAggatgaggaaacaaaaaaaaatgaggttaaaaagaaaaataaaaaataaaatagaataaTAACATGGTGGATGGGTTTTATAACCAATTGGAAAGGGTCTcatacaaaaatgaaaaaaaaaggaggtagaagaagaaagaagaagaaagaggaggaggaggagggaaaaacaaaacaaagaaaaagtgttGAAGTAGTGGTATATAAACTGCTGTGGAATTATACCCGTATGTGACAAAAACTGTTCATgctttcccttcattttccctcagtttccgtttgtttgtttttgtttgtttgtttttgttattcactGCGGCCGTTTAGTTATGTCTGGGAGTTTCCATGCTTAGGTTTGCATCAACGTATgactaaaagaaagaaaaaaaaagaaaatgagttgcagagggagagagaaagagaagagtgtgtgtgtgtgagagagaaagagaaaaaaaaaaagaaggacttcacgtgcacacacacacaaaaaaaaaagaattgaaAAATTATTCACCGAGGCACTTTATTTATTATCTCAGATCTCGACTGTCGTTCGGTCGTTggacatttccttttccctctcaatTTTTATTACGTTActaaattaattttttttttcccccatcccctcccctctttttcgttGAACGATGTTGTTAGTGCTCTTTTGTCGTCGTTGTTGCTAATCTTCCTTCCGCAACCCGAATACCTCCCGTGTGCCTCAGGCATTTGCTTTTGTCTGCCACATATCTATTTTCCCAtagggaggaagagggggaaaaaaaaaagaaaaaaaaaagatgggcTGCTTCTGAACCTGCGTGAAATGTTCTGATTGTCTCCACCTAAGTGATCGCTGCGagtctttctttatttatggTCTTCCTCACTCTCCCGCGCTTGTTTAGGTATCTGCTTGACCTATTGCTGTCTTGACTCTCACCTcatcctctccttctttacttatatattttttttgtttcgttttgctCCGTTAACatttactgttattattattattactattgtcatcttcatcatcatcaatcttgttttatcttttacACCATTAGAAGGAAACCGTGTACCCTCCGTGCAACCCCCCGTTGCAACCGCCAGTATTTAATGCATCCGGAAATTGAAGCACTCAAGCGACGTAATCGCGCCGCGGGAAAACGGCTGGTGCCTATTGAACCTGATCATACCAACAGGCAATCGCGTTCCACTTCCTGCAGTGTGAGGCGTAATGGTTCCATTTCTTCACTTACCGCTCGAACCCCTCAAAGTCTCGAACAATCTGCTGAGCGAGTTCATGAGGAACGCAGACAAGTTAGCAGTTTAACATCGCGGTTTACAGCAACAGCACCCATTTCCGTCAACAAATCGTATAACAATAGGAATGATGGAATGTACACGGTGGCTAATGGCCGTATGGGGCAGAAACCTCAGTTATCCATTCCAAGAGTACCAGCAAGGCCACCTGTGGGTGTTCGTGGTAAAACTCGCAATAATTTAGGAAGTTT
The genomic region above belongs to Trypanosoma brucei brucei TREU927 chromosome 10, whole genome shotgun sequence and contains:
- a CDS encoding vesicle-associated membrane protein, putative (Curated by Mark Field. similar to Vesicle- associated membrane protein 722 (AtVAMP722) (Synaptobrevin- related protein 1). (Swiss-Prot:P47192) (Arabidopsis thaliana;)); the encoded protein is MQGGTKIYGGVVVRLTDRLLLCKAPGFTTSDFSIPELMWAELVSKCAAPNMRTSSTMMANNATSSGSAAPQLSYHICTDNELAFAILSDMGLTRHKAHATLDEASKTFRKMFVESVASFTPKAVEVFVKPYRDLLLRSSDGGSSDDKVNKVKKAVDEVKEIALDNVERVMQRGQRIDDIVRSTEDLQLQAQGFQRSSRDLRQQMWWSSVKGKLLIAGVALFFILIVVFVFVGGKKEEKK